The Solea senegalensis isolate Sse05_10M linkage group LG11, IFAPA_SoseM_1, whole genome shotgun sequence genomic interval TGTTTTGAATCTGGTGCGTTTTTTGGTTCAGATTCAGCTTTGGATGCTGTGACAACATCTTCTGCTTCACATGGTAATTCAGGTGGCGCTTCTGTTGAGTCTTCTGATACAGACTGACTTTCAGGTTCAGGTTTAGCATCTACTTCCAGGATTTGTGAGGGTTTTTCTGCTTGACTTCCAGTCTCATTTTGACTGAGAGATGAGCAAAAAGTACCAGGCAAGTctgtaatattttcatttgagaGTGACTTTGACGATTTTGTGTGCACAGTACAGCAGGATGATTCTTGTGTAATATCTGGAGGACTTAAATTTTCagatgaggacattttaatCTCTCTCTGACTGCTTCTCGTTTGCATGGATGCGCAGATATTCTTAGAAGCCACTGATGGTGACACTGCTGAATCAGCAAATTCAGTTCTGACATCGAATGACTGTGGGTTGGTGTCGAGGGCAGGAGTCTTGTCCAGAGTAGAGCTAAACGTGTCTGCATCACAACAGTTGATTTCCAGCTGTTGTTGAGGCTCAGTCTCACTCTGACACCGTGAGTGGTTGTCTCCAACAGAGTTTCCAGGCTCTGCAGCCAGGACTGACTTAGCATCAGATAGTATGTCATTTTGGCTGGCCCCCACAGCAGGATCATGTGACTCTGCGCATGGATGAATACAGTCGTTTATTGATTTGACCTCTGCTGAACATATTAGATTAGGGTCATTTTCAGAACCAATGAttgtttgtgttactttattCGAGTTCTTGAGACTGTCTGCACAGCTGTcctttatttcactgtcagcTGATACACCAGTTACACAGTCAATGACTGAAACTGGCATCAGTGTGGTTAattcctcttcctgtgatgtGATGCATGGTTGTAAAGTTGTTACCACATTACCACTGTGATTTGCTGCTGACATGACATTGTCAGGACTTGAATTCAGTGAGGTATATGGTGCATTGTTTCCAGCCACGCTCGCTGCTTTACATCTTTCTTGTCTAAGTGTGTTCTCTGGTACATGCGTGTATTGGTTGTCCCATGATGGAACAGTAAGGCagaaatcctttgttttcatCCCAGCAGAATTCCTCAAAAGAAGATTGCTTGAGACTGAATAGGAAGAGGACACATGTGGTTCATGGGAATGAAAAAGATTAATTTTGTCAGATAAACATGGACTCGTTCCTCCTCTCCCTGTATACTCCTCCTCAGAGTCACTCGGTCGAACGAAAACCCGCCTCTCACATCCAGGTGTGGTCTCAGGCGGTTCAGAGCTCAGTCGtctcttcttccttctcttccttttgATGGAGGCAGATGGAGACAATTCTTGGCTTGCTGATTTGTTTACACTCAGTGCATCAAACTGAAAAAGGGGGGGTTGCTCTTCCTTCCATTTAAGATTTGGAAACATTTCTATCTTGCTAGGTGAATTTGTGTTGCACTTATTTCTGAAAGTTAGCTGACTGtgtgtttccacatgtttcTGCTCAGCATCCTTCAGAGGTGTGTACATCTGTACCTTCATCACTTTGTCTGTGGGAGGTGTTGTTTCTGAGTGGACATCCTTGTATGTTAGGTTATGAAGCGGAGTCTGCGTTACATCATTTACACCGATTTCATTGGAGGAGTCCTCTCTGATGACTAACTCTATTTCAGGGTAAACCGATTCATCCGTGCTGCTGTTAAGCACTGAGTAATGGGCTACAGGTTCCGGGGAAAAGCTGGAGTTACGCTCAActtttttcattgtgtttctgttgctACTGGTGTCGACAGGTCGCATGGTCTCTTTGCCAAATGCTGCTTCACCCCCGGCAGGCAGAGAGTTGAACTTGGGGATGTTTATTGGCAATGAGCGGCTATTGGATTGCTGCCCATCCCTACACTGTTCCGTCTCCACTACTGCCTCTCTATTTTTCCCAGTTGTAACTTGGCACGGTCGAGCAAGCCTCTCAGGCTCTGTAATGTTTTTCAGGCTTTCAAAAAATATATTGACAGATTGTAGGTGTATATCCTCTTCACTGCCTGAGAGGATGCTCTCTAATCCCCCAACACCATGCTTACTGATGTAATGCTCTACAGGAGAGCCCTCACAGTTTGTGGGGCTGTTGTTCTTCAGAGAGGTCACTGTTTGGTCAACCTTCTGAGCCCTCTGAGCAAGGATGGCTCTTGTATCATCAATGTCACTCATCCCCGAGTCATCCACACATGCTAATGGAGGAGGAAGCATGTCGCACGCCTCACACTCTGCGAAGAAGCATTCCCAGTCTCCGTCAGAGATCTCTACACTGTATTGAAATTCATCCATTTTCACTTAAGAGTGAAATATgacctgtaaaaaaacaaaacaagaggtacaaacattttccaaaacattcAGATTTTCCTACAGGTAATTGTGTCATCATATCTTTCTTCAAAATCAAATATATTAAAAGCAGGAAGACCTAAACTGCCTCAGATGTTCATTTTCCATTCAGTTATATCAGAAAgtgaattaatatttaaataaactttatatataacatatacaaCATATTAATaagcatgttttaaatgttttgaaacataattcaaaaacatacacatacaatttaataaagaaaatgcaaactTGTTACAATAGTTTGTACCAAGAAGAAGCTTCAgtgtaataaatgaaaacagggagccaaaactttaaataaaagtaaatatcaATATGACAGCATTAAATATTAGTAATCTCTGCATTACTAGCTGTCTGCATATTTATACAGAATATACAAATCTGTCGAGGTTGCCTACCTGTCAGGTTGCAGCTGTGGTCCTAGTGTACAGCAGGTGAATGGGCAGGAGAGTTGAGTCTCAGCAGCACGTTCATTTGCAGGAGCATGCAGCGTCACAGGCCCCATGATTTGATAAATATAGAGCGATGCTCCCGATCACGTAATACACGCAAAGTTCTTAAGCACCCACGTCCAACAGAGGCATAATGTTTCAGGGCTTGAAATAGACTCTCCACCACAGCAAGCTATTTAACTGCTCGTGAAGTGATATGGTTTGTCTTGATTAATAGTGAAATAACATTATCTATGTAGTATCTGTATTTGCTTCTGGCCCATttattttctacaaaaaaacaaaaaacaaacaaaaaaaatcattactgGTGACagtggcagctgctgctgccccaAACTACAGTCAGGCTGTCATCAGATGAGGATCACatgaggcgtgtgtgtgtgtgtgtgtgagtcagctTAAACTCACTTCTGACATCATCAGCCGGCAGTGGATCCGCATATTTCCAATTCAGTCAGTCCAGTggcagcaggagaggagagtggagcTGCAACACGAGGGACTCATGTGACTCATCTggacctaaaaaaaacaacaacaaaacaataaaaggaaaatcatGTTTCAGTAAAGTTcagtaaaatgtctttttattattattattattattattattattattactactacttcACATGAatgtttgcttttattgtgtttcactATTGTCTGCTCTTTTGATTTATATATGTACTAGCATTATCTCATTACATGGCACATATATGAGCGAAGCCTGCATGATACATTGTGACTGGAGGTTGTCTTGttttacaattaaaatgttatCGTTTAATCAGATTTGCCTTTATAGTAAACTAAAGGTTTCTTTAATATCAAATCTGAAACCGTAAAAAGTCACTAATTCAATGTAACTCCTTTCCTGAAGGTcagattatatttttaaatctacACCGGCTCTACTAGTTGTGAATTCTTTTCTTTAActttacatttaacaaatacacatttatatctTAACCATGTGACATTATGACAAATCCAGAGCAACTGTTGTGCTTCAGATGTGAAAGCGACCATTATGGTAAGCGGCTTATCTGTCAGGGACTTAAGCCTTTATTTAGAGCTATCAGTAAGAGTAAGGACAATGTGATTACGGGACCATCCTTGCTGTCAAAATGTCACTGACAGAGATACCAAGATAACCTATCAGTCCTGATCTCATTATCAGCCGTTAAACTGTGCTTAACAGATGCCTAATGTGCCTTAATTGCAGTTGAATGTGTTGATTCATGATGACATATTTTACTATACTTTAACAgttgatattattatttcttaatgGAAACTGGTGAATCTCTTAACAACAGATGTCAGTTTTTGCAGGAAGGTATAAAGATCACAGAACTCCAAAGCTATAATTTGAGAAATTTGGTTAAGAATTTGAATCTCACTCTCTCAAAGGCTGTAACTACCGTCTTTATCCACCTAATTTTCATGTCTATAGAtatttatgagaaaaaaaagaccctcTAATTAGCCAAACCACAGCCTGGGCTGTGTGCCCAAGAGGGTCCTCTCAATTCAGCAGCTGTGATAAAGGGAGGGCCTGTGTGACTACTGCACCTGGGGCAGCGGGCCGTTTTGACATGGGTGGGATTCTGTTTCCATCAACAGGATTAGGCTCTTATGAGTCAGTTCTTGGAGTTAAGGTTGGAATCTGTTTGGGCTGTTTCACAGCAGCTAATGTGACAGAATTCCACCCTAATTGTTTTCCATGTCTGCCCCGGGAACTCATCGTCAATTAAACAAAGCCCAGTAAACAGATGCATTCAGGAGCAGCTCAGTGACAAGATGTTTAAACAGAGAAGAGAGTTTGTGTATGGTCCCGTTACTAAGCATCCTTGGTTGGTGGCATCTTTTGTCTCAAACAGGGGTGCAAAGACTTAATTATGGCAAAGggtagaaaaacagaaaacagtagACAAAGATTCCTATTTTGAGTGTTCAGCAATCTGCAAATGCCACACAGGTTGATGTGGACTTTATAGATCTcagcctgtttttttctctcacataaTTGTAACTCTCAGCGTTTATATCACAAGTGATACAACTATagttggttttaaaatgttatttgagAAGTAAACTTCACACGTTGTGACACGTCTTCTTGAAATTGTTTCTCGCTGGTTCAGTAGAGATGTGGGTCAGTATTAGGAGAAAGTCATcatcacattaaaacaaaaacattgcaaaaaaaTTACCTCAATTCTTTATTTCCAAAGTCAAAACGTGTCAACTGAGAAAACACCTTTCAGTGTAATAAAATTAATGTAGCTACTTAGCTATTCTGTGATAGTTTGCGAATTAAAAACCGAGGTCTGTTTCTTATAAATAAGCCCAAAGATTTGTGTCTGCCAAATACTTTTTAATTGagcttttcttattttctttgtaaTGTATTCtaatattttttgtaattgttgtcATTTCAATGTGTATCCTTGCAGTATCCTTTTATCCGTTTGCTCCTTTGAAACAATTTAACTGCTCTTTGGATTACCTTAGTGTACAAACACAATTATCTTGCCCTGTAATTATTTAGGAGGGGTCCACCCCATTTTAATCAATTATACGTTTAAAACGACCAAAGGGCTGACAAATGAACGATTTTTATTGTGTacttttttccttcatttcacTTCCaggaacattttatttgaagaGGAAGTTAGGAAATATTCGATTGAAGTACCTTCAATCGAATATTTCAAAACACCAGGAAGTAGCTTGGGCCATGATGTTACCTGGAGTACTGGTTGATTAAGTGTATGAAGCGCCCGCAGGCACTCGAAGGGATTATTACTTTCTGACAATGGTGAGATTTGATCAGtcgcacaaacaaaaacagcattgtCCTCACCTGAAATGTCAAAGTCTCACTGCACGTGACGAGCACGTGAACGTCCACACACCGTGTCCACTCAGCAAAACAACGTCTACTGTGAATTAATTTGGTTTTTACTCATGTTTAATGACCCCAAAAACGTCGACACAACCATGCAGTACTCGGTGTTAACCACAAGATGGCGATTAATAACCGCCGTTTCAGAACAAACTGGGCCAATTCAGCTTTCGTAGACATTTAAAACACGATTGTTTTCcttcttaaaaaaacagttcaaacaTTTGCTTAAAGTAGAGTTGAATTTTCAGTTTACCTGGTCGTGGTGTTGCTCTTTTGTCTCACTTCATGCTGCTCTTGACTAAAGGCTTGCCGTGGTAGACATCTTGACTGGCCACAGGTGTAAATAGTAAAATTAACGATGGCCGAGTTCCATTTAGATTCCTGAGTTCCTGCTTGCTCACTGTCCTGACTTGGTTGAACTGAAAAAAGTTAATGTTATCATGTAACATCAGTGATTTTCCTGTACAAACATGTCGAAATTGACCCTTTTTGGGAAAAACAAGCCTTTTCCTTTATTGACTTTGAGTcatatatctttgtgaggtccaaaaaaccgTACAACCGTATCTCAATGTCAACAACatcatattttactgtaaacaAATCACTTAAGCTACTTTGAATAGAAAGAAAATCCAAGACTGGGCTTCCTGCAATGTCCACCAAGGAACAatatattcaaatgaatgtgtaagatacacattcatttgaataataataatacaaacaatGTATTTCGCCCTCccaaaataaaggaattgtACTCCATTTACACTTCCCAACCTgttattgaaaacaaacaaacaaaaacaagcaataagTAAAATCACAGTTAGAATTACACCTGACACATAAGGGTTGATATTGATGCTTTTACCCAGTGTCCTTCACTGTCTTActtctgtttgtatttttcatgtAAGAATTATGActgtataatataaaaaaaatcgtAATAAAACCATATCCCAATAGTATGCTTACGGGACAGTCATTTAGCCATACATTAGCCTAAGAGTCACATTTTTCATGTCCACGTTTGTGCAGTGTTCCGTCTCCATTGGAAATTACACCGGTgcattatgttgttttcttccacagCCAGTGACGGGACGAGGTCTGAAAATGTTTCTGTCAGTGCTGAAACCAGCCGACTCAATAACAATCCTCCTGGATCATGTCTCTGTCAGTTCATGGCTTTTATGTCTGTCCCAGTTCGGTCTCAGTGGAGCTGTAAGCCAATATCTCATTGACAACCCAGTTTACTTGTATGTTTTCATGGAACACTCCCCGTAACATGCTCTGGAATAAAAGAACATGTTGTTTTGATAGGAAACTTGCTGAGAGCTATAACTATAAGCTGCACAAAAGATTCTTTCATAGCATTCTATGCACACTCAACTTTACAAACCCTATGCTTAAATTTGTTGGTTCTATCTCCAGTTCCTCGTTGCCCTTCACCCACATTATACATTCAACCACATCATTACCCATTAGCTGATGTCGAAGTATTTTTAGATCTACAGACAGCACGCCAAATTCTTCTCACAGTTTCCAGCCTTTAGGCAGTCTGACTCTTCACACATGAAACAATTTGGTCCATTTTTTCCCACTTATTCCCCGAACAGCTGAAATGATTGTAAAGAAAGTCAAATGAGACCTGCACATTAGTGGAACAGTCACGTCTCGTCAGCTTTGTGCCTGAGGTGCAGAGTGACCCTAACTGACTCTGGTCTGTCTCTGGTTTCTGTCTCGACCGCATACAACTCTTCAGGCCTCGTCAacacagtaataaaaaacaaagcatcAAAGTTAAGTccaacatgtatttattttgcatttgaaCTTCTTGTCTTTACCTCGTCATGATTTTTAAGCCTTTTAGGATGTATCTTTAAATTTCAGATGTATGCAAAAAGCCTCTGAAATGTCTcacagaaaaatacattaaaagacTTATGATCATAAGTTTAGCACTTTTCCCAATATGACTATTTCCACACTCCATCTCCAGTTATCAAGTCTAAAACAAAAGTTCTAATGTAGCTTGAAGCCTCCTGTTCCGCTTATTTGGACATATTCCAGTTTATCTCAATCAAACATTGAATGAAAAGTTAAGATTTTAAATCTGGCAGTTTTGTGTTCACTGTCAGTTCCTTGTCTCTGCTTCTCAGCAGACAAAGCTGTTTATTCTGGGTTAACTATACAACTCAGCCCTGTGAGGGATCATTCTTCTCCCCGCAGACTCGCCGGGTTAATAAGTTATCTGAAGACAAAGAGCTGACAAGCCTGACACCACAGACCAGGCAATGGCCTTCCTTCCTTTGGCCAGGATCACTGGGGTTATCAGTGGCAGGGGAACAATAGGAAGTGGTAAGACCAATCACACTACAGCACTGCTTCTCATCTCTTTTACATGGCTCCACACAGATCTGGAGTGTGCTGCTGGCAAACAGAGCTGTTCGCCCAGCACTTTCATCACATGTAAGACAACCAGGCTCCTGTGCTGTCACCACGACAGACGGCATGTGAAACCGCCCCCTCTGACCTCTCATCTATCACAATCTCTTGCTGCCTGATGTTGACAACGGTCATGGCACGGTGCAAATGTCTCTTCACAGCACTTACAGGTACAGAACACACCACCCACCAACAGACGGATGGTAAATCATGTAGGAGGCAACAGCATATTtatgaatacataaatatgcTGTATGTCAAGAAGGCAGGAAACAGAGTCCACATCTTGAATAAGTTTTACTTATGTTCATGCAGCATGAAAGGTACTACTAATGTGCTATGAGCTTTGTCTTCACTATGAGTGGACTggtcttgtttttcctttcctcaGATGTGGTTTTGTTTAACATCCATtgtaatcattcattcatcctctaccactttatcctccacatgagggtcgctggtgccaatcccaactgacatagggcaaaagttatccgggtacaccctggactctcacgctcacacctacggtcaatttagagttccAAATatacccaaatctgcatgtttttggactgtgggagaaaaccggAGAACCCTGAGAAAACCCATGTACAGACGGGGAGAATATGTACCGTGAGGCTCCGTAATAAAGAACCTGCAGAgaaatatccctttaatctGCAGCTCCATGGTTTGCATGAACTTTTCAGTTCATGCAAACCATGCTCCCCCActataacaacaaacaaataaacaaaatgttgaCTGTTGATGATTTCTGGTGTGGCCCATTGGAAAATTAAAGCTGCTCCGATAAGTTTTCTAACATTAAAAGTCTCACGTGAAAGAAGTCacatatagtttttttttcaggagCCAGTTAAGCATCAGGAGCGAGGAACATTACCCGTTGAAACGGTGTTATCTTTGGATTTGGGCTGCAACATGATCatgaagtcatgttttcatggtgtCTCCTCCCCAGCAAGGAAAAGGCGTACTTCACAGGTTGCAACCTTGTCGAAACCAGCCTGTAAATCACAGTTGGCGACTGCAGTCTTGCAGTGCACACCCTCCAGCCTGCAGTACATGTgtctgtgcactgtgtgtgtgtgtgctgtgcccTGGCTGCCCTCTGGTTCTGAGTCAGCCAGCTGGTGAGAGTGGGTGTTGAGTTGCTGCAAACACGGGCCGTCCCCTGAGTAACTTCAGTCATCTTGCAGCTTTGTCACCGGGCAGAATGACTGAGAGAGGGCATGCTTCCTTCTCTCTAAAGAAAAACTGCCAATCCACAGCCTATTTGTGGTTTAACAGAAACATATTTCCACCGCAGCTTGTTTTCTTCCTGTGACTGTGGATCACCCACTGTGTTAAAATGACTCTCCCCC includes:
- the LOC122777810 gene encoding PGC-1 and ERR-induced regulator in muscle protein 1, which translates into the protein MDEFQYSVEISDGDWECFFAECEACDMLPPPLACVDDSGMSDIDDTRAILAQRAQKVDQTVTSLKNNSPTNCEGSPVEHYISKHGVGGLESILSGSEEDIHLQSVNIFFESLKNITEPERLARPCQVTTGKNREAVVETEQCRDGQQSNSRSLPINIPKFNSLPAGGEAAFGKETMRPVDTSSNRNTMKKVERNSSFSPEPVAHYSVLNSSTDESVYPEIELVIREDSSNEIGVNDVTQTPLHNLTYKDVHSETTPPTDKVMKVQMYTPLKDAEQKHVETHSQLTFRNKCNTNSPSKIEMFPNLKWKEEQPPLFQFDALSVNKSASQELSPSASIKRKRRKKRRLSSEPPETTPGCERRVFVRPSDSEEEYTGRGGTSPCLSDKINLFHSHEPHVSSSYSVSSNLLLRNSAGMKTKDFCLTVPSWDNQYTHVPENTLRQERCKAASVAGNNAPYTSLNSSPDNVMSAANHSGNVVTTLQPCITSQEEELTTLMPVSVIDCVTGVSADSEIKDSCADSLKNSNKVTQTIIGSENDPNLICSAEVKSINDCIHPCAESHDPAVGASQNDILSDAKSVLAAEPGNSVGDNHSRCQSETEPQQQLEINCCDADTFSSTLDKTPALDTNPQSFDVRTEFADSAVSPSVASKNICASMQTRSSQREIKMSSSENLSPPDITQESSCCTVHTKSSKSLSNENITDLPGTFCSSLSQNETGSQAEKPSQILEVDAKPEPESQSVSEDSTEAPPELPCEAEDVVTASKAESEPKNAPDSKHSAFAMSSFWNEMERLTINDILGLRMISEAAPAFYREPLQENQEADMFVTNESGSLAQLEPEFKSKPMQTNEHVSSDSVQTNVSPDYVETVLSIVDSSSSKSVKWKNQHIPVSASTDLYPQSVMSHLSDISEQVLPEIAQKYHRRLSKNTSVHNLYAFAKGESEKSKEQIPKKVIDMDSSPSSMANGYNISVSNILHYFFGGNQSNPSQSAADDTSTLYTEGNSVSETYDHFFSEFDTESFFCPLITAEDQANDKRVPIFSYSRSTNRNLQFPEAYDYFFASSSSDDSSGSGEEDDGSPPVRVVSRFSREASSSQIFTDMYDNFYTDGDLRQNFFWNTTLSFRNIKFSGFTFQKETPSNPLSCVPVRKRSCRALGGTVYPSYAMGNENMIVDPLLYHLEDRISRQQVQEPFIYETALVNPRLDTTLLPLKQSDMCLVCIAFASWVLKTANPQVGDAWKAVLLANVSALSAIGYLRKYVKIQAAASEKKLHHINPSES